From the Paenibacillus sp. MMS20-IR301 genome, the window TTTATTGCATGGTTTATGAGAAATAACCTTCTTATTGTATGTGTCTAAAAATTTCGCAGAATACCCGTTCATTTTTTTGTCACAAATGCTATGATAACGCTTCACCTTCCAGTATAATAAAGGAAGCAGCTTACAGGGAGGGACGGATGCAGATGCAGAAATGGATTATGAGCGGTTTGTTTTTTGCCGCCTGCGCCTTTGCGGTAGTCTTAATGTTCACATTGCCCGGTAAATCCGAAGTAGCCGAAGAGAACAAGCCGACCATGCCTGAGGTGGTGCTGGATGCAGCCAGTGCAGAGGCTACAGTCAAAGTGAGCTGTATTTCCTGCCATGGCGACCAGCTTCAGGGCGGGGTAGGGCCGAGCCTCCAGCAGGAAGGCGGGCAGCATGATGCGGGTCAGATTTTCAGCATTGTGACCAAAGGCCGCGGACAGATGCCTTCCTTCAAGGATAAGCTGGCCCCGGAGGAAATTGCGAATGTTGCGCTTTGGCTGTCTGAGAAGAAATAACTCCGGTACAAGGATACCAGACTGATTTAATAAGTAAAATGCCCGTGCAGA encodes:
- a CDS encoding cytochrome c, translating into MQKWIMSGLFFAACAFAVVLMFTLPGKSEVAEENKPTMPEVVLDAASAEATVKVSCISCHGDQLQGGVGPSLQQEGGQHDAGQIFSIVTKGRGQMPSFKDKLAPEEIANVALWLSEKK